The Chloroflexota bacterium DNA segment TGGTCTACGATCCAACAAAGCGCTGTTGGGGGCAGTACTGTTGACGTTCGTCTTGCAACTGCTGGTGGTATATGTGCCCCTTCTTCAAGGTGTGTTCAAAACAGTGGCCCTGCCACTTAGAGACCTGGCCATCAGCCTGATCCTAAGCATGGTAGTCTTCTGGGCAGTGGAATTGGAGAAGTTCATCTTGCGACGCGCCGGGGGCCGCCAAACTGCCAAATAACTTCAGGAGTGGATCTTGGCTTACGTAGAATTTGGCTGATCGCGGCCTTGGAATAACAGTAGTGTAAATATAATCGGACACGTTAAGCAGACGGCAAGTGGGTCGCAGGCTCTGATGTATTAGCCGAACCTGCCGGTTACGTAATCCTCCGTTCTTCGATCCCGGGGCCGGATGAAAATCCCCTCGCTATCTCCGCATTCTACCAGTTCCCCACTCAGCAGGAAGGCCGCTCGGTCGGCCATACGCGCTCCCTGTTGCACACTATGTGGCACGAGGATAATAGTATAGTCGCGCTTCAACTGGCGCAGCGACTCTTCCACTTTGGCGGTAGAAATAGGATCGAGGCCCGAAGTGGGGTTGTCCAGAAGGATTACTTCGGGCCGGACTGCAAGGACCCTTGCCAGGCATAACCGTTGCTGCTGTCCACCTGATAATTCAGCGGCGGGGGCATCCAGTCGGTCTTTGACCTCATCCCACAGGGCGGCTGCCTCGAGAGCGGAGCGCAGGCGCAGTTCCAACTCTACCCGATCATGCACACCACTTAACTTGGGCCCATAGATTATGTTGGCCCGGATGGAGCCCGGCAGCGGGATAGGCAAAGCGAATACCATACCCACGCGGCGGCGCAATCCCACTACGTCGAAGCCTGGGGCATAAATGTCCTCGTCATCCAGCAAGATTTGACCCGACATCTGGGTGCCATATTCTAAATCATTCAGCCTGTTCAACAAGCGCAATAAGGTGGACTTGCCCGCCTGGGCAGGACCGAACAGGACTGTGATCTGCCGCGGGTAGATATCCAGATTGATGTTCTTTAAGACCAACCCGTTGCCGTACGAATAGGAGAGGTTTTCGATATGAATCTTAGGTTTTGGCGTGATAACGTCCGTCACCGAGTTGCCTCTACTACCACTGACGTCGTCTACGGAAGTAACTGCGTACCAGAGTGGCCACTAGGTTCAGAGATAAAACCAAGGCGAGTAGTACCAAAGCAGTCCCATATTGGATCTGCAAGGGCATACCAGGCACCTGCGTTGCGATCACGTACAGATGGTAGGGTAGAGCCATCGTTTGATCGAAAAGGGAATGAGGTAGGCGCGGGAGGTAGAAGGCCGCCACTGTGAATAGGATAGGCGCTGTCTCGCCGGCTGCGCGCTCTAAGCCCAGGATAACCCCTGTTATAATGCCGGGGAGGGCATGTGGTAAGACCTGGTAGCGGATGGTTTGCCAGCGGGTGCCTCCCAAAGAAATGCTGACCACGCGAAAAGCCTGGGGCACCGAGAGAATTGCTTCCTCCGCCGTACTCACTACTACGGGTACGGTCATCAATCCCAAAGTCAATGAGCCAGCGATGATAGAAGTGCCCAGGTTCATGAAAAGTACGAAGAGACCTAAACCAAAGAGACCATAGACAATGGAAGGGATGCCAGCCAAGTTGATGATGGAGAGGCGAATCAGTCGAGTGAGCCAGTTGTCACGGGCGTATTCAGCCAGATAAATCGCTGTGGCGATGCCCAGGGGGATGGCGGCGATAGCCGTGCCAAAGGTGAGTATTACTGTGCCTACAATCGCTGGCAAGATGCCGCCTTCCCTCATTCCTGCGCGAGGCATCGAGGTCAGAAATTCCCAATTAATGGCTGTTGCGCCGTGATAGAAAATGACGCCGATTACCAAGACGATGGGGACGACCACGATTATCGCGGTCAGGGTCAGCAAAGCAAAAGCAATTTTTTGTGTAGTGTATCGAGATACCATGTTTCCCCTAACGCATCAAACGCCCGCCGCGACGCTCCCGCGCACCGATGGTCAAGAGCGATGCGATGGCATTGACAATGAATGTGAGCACAAACAAAACCAGTCCGATGACGAAGAGCACGTGGTAATGAGTACTACCTCGGGCCACTTCCCCCATTTCGGCAGCGATGGTGGCCGTCATCGTGCGCACTGGGCGCAGGATGGCATCCAGTTCCATTGGCATGCGAGCGGCGTTGCCGGTGACCATCATGACGGCCATGGTCTCACCCACCACGCGTCCAATACCCAACATAATGGCGACCAAGATGCCAGAACGCGCTGCTGGCACAATCACTCGCCAGATAGTTTGCCACTGTGTAGCGCCCAATGCGTAGGCACCATCGCGATAAGTCGTGGGTACGGCGTCCAGAGCATCCTCTGCTATCGTAATGATGGTAGGTAGTGCCATGTACGCCAGCATCAAAGAGCCAGTCAGGGCAGTCAGGCCTGTGGGTATACCAAGTTCTTGTCTTATCAAGGGGGCGACCGCCACCATACCCAGGAAGCCCAGCACCACAGACGGCACTCCCGCTATCACTTCGATGAGCGGCTTGAGTATCTCACGGAGCCAGCGGGGCGCGATCTCTGCGACAAAGATAGCAGTTGCTAAACCTAAGGGCACGGCGATGACTACTGCCCCAGCGGTTACTAAGAGCGAACCGAGAACCAGTGGCAAGATGCCGTAGATGCCAAAGATGGGGTACCAACGCTGGCCCAGGAGTACACGCCACGAGGTTTGCCAAAATGCTGGAGCCCCCTCAAGAAGTAAGAATGCCAGGATCAAGGCAACGAAGCCGATCGTGGAGACACCTGCCACGCGAATCAGCGACTCAATGGCAAATTCGCGCCAGTGAACGGGTAACTGTTTGGCCAAGCGCTGGTTTGGAATATTGCTGTCTGGTTCCAGATGCACGGTCATTCCTTCTCTTCTGCGAGAGGGACAAAGCCCAGTTCTGCTACAATCGCTTGCCCTTCTGGACCACGAATCCAATCCAAATAGTCCCGGATAGCGCCAGTTGGTTCGCCCGCCGTATACATATACAAGAAACGGGCGATGGGATAGGACCCATCCTTCACTGTAGTTGCGTTAGGCAGGACGAATGGTCCAGCCGCTGATACGCCGACGGCAATGACTTTCTGGTCTGGGGTAACATAGCCGAGCCCATCGTAGCCAATAGCGTTGGGGTTTTGACGTATCTCATTGCTGATACCTTCGGAAGAGGGCATCAGTAGTGTATCGGGCGAGAACAGGGCATTGTTATCCGGTTGTCCCTTGCGGATCACCGTCTCCAAGAAATAGACGTGTGTGCCGGAATTCGATTCCCGAGATAGTAGCACGATGGGCCGATTTTCCCCACCTACCTGACTCCAATTGGTGATAGCTCCAGTGAAGATATCGGAGATCTGATCAATGGTGAGCCGATCCACAGGATTACTGGGGTGAACAACTACCGCAATGGCATCGCCTGCTACGGTATGTTCCACAGGCTCGATGCCATTGGCCCGCGCCTCCGCCTTTTCCTCGGGTTTCATCTCTCGGGAAGCGTTGGCGATATCCGCCGTTCGGTTGATGAGTGCTGCAATCCCAGTACCTGACCCGCCGCCGGTGACGGCGATACGTATCTCAGGGTGTTTGGCAGTGTACGCCTCTGCCCAGGCCAGTGCCAAATTCACCATCGTATCGGAGCCTTTGTTTTGGATGGTTTGAGCAGCTCCTGGGGTGGGGCTAGTTCCCTCAGGAACACGACAGGCGGAGAGAGCCAGACAAAAGATCATGCAGGCCCATATCCCTCGTATCGGGGTGGATTTCATACGCTGAGATGGCCTCCGTTGGCTCTGTGGAACTAATACCATTATACCACGCCCCTCCGTTGACGGTCAAAGTAGCGGCTGCGCTGCGGAGCCCAGTTCGCAATGTTGCCGATTAAGATGAGCGAGGCTATAATTAAAGGCCCAGAACACTGATGAACCGACAGCCTATGATTGAGAAAATCCAAGTGTGCCATCTAAACTTTTATTATGGCAGTTTCCAGGCACTGCGAGATATCAGCATGCCGATTTTGGAACGCCAGATCACTGCTCTGATCGGCCCCTCTGGGTGTGGCAAGTCCACATTTCTGCGCTGTCTCAACCGGATGAACGATACGATTCCGGGGACGAGAGTCGAGGGCGAGGTTCTCTTAGATGGCAAAAATGTTTATGCCCCCGATGTCGATGTAGTGCAATTGCGCCAACGGCTGGGAATGGTATTCCAGCGCCCGAATCCTTTCCCGCAGTCGGTGTTTGATAACGTCGCGTTTGGTCCGCGGGTGTTGGGCCTGGATCGCCAGGAGAGTTTGGAGGACATCGTGGAGCGTAGCCTGCGAGGGGCGTCCCTCTGGGACGAGGTGAAGGATAACCTTCGCCGCTCGGCTCTGTCGCTGACCGGCGGGCAACAACAGCGCCTCTGCATCGCCCGGGTTTTGGCAGTAAAGCCCGAGGTAATTTTGATGGACGAGCCTTGCTCGGCCTTGGACCCCGTTGCCACGTTGCGCATTGAGGAATTGATGCGCGAGTTGGCCCGCGATTACACCATCGTTATCGTTACTCATAATATGCAACAAGCAGCGCGGGTTTCCGATTGGACTGGTTTCTTCTGGCTGGGGGAACTGGTAGAATACGGACCCACGAAACGGATCTTCACCAATCCCGAAAGGCAGATGACCAGCGATTACATCACGGGCAGACATGGCTGAGTCGCCTTGGCAGTAGGCTGAAAAAGGCGGACTCCTGAGTCGTGGGGTTTCATTCGTTGCTCAACCAATGCCGAAAACGTTCGGCCAGGAGTCCTATTTGGCGCAATGCTTTCCACATTGCCTCGTCCCAGATATTGCCGTGCGTCAACTCGCTGATCTCCCGGGCCTGCATCAATCGCTCCCAGTGGGTAACAATAAAAGTGATGCGCCGCCATTTATCGCTGACAATCGGGTGAGGGAGGCGGCGCAATTCCCCGAGATGCACTTTGTAATACAGATTGTGAGCCCGGGGATGGCTTAGTTCATCCGGGAACAGATCGAGCCTTTTAACGGTTTCCCACATTTGGGCTTCCGCGCAGTAATGAATGGCCCACTTTTCGTCCTGAAAGGCGCGGGTGTGGTAGAAAGCAATGATTGGCGCACCTATGGCCCGCCGGGGTACACGCTGTACCGGTATGCGATACCAGTGTTCATTGCAGAGGATAGCGAAATCCCGCCAATTGTTCACGACGGCTACGAGAACGGTGTCATACTTGTCGTGTGCATCTGGCGAGATCACCGGGGCATCTTCCCGCATATTTTAGCCGCCCACATTCTTAGCCAGTGATTGCTCGCTCACGTCTATTCTAACTTCGGTACCGTCACTTGTCAATGTGGCGAGGTGTTGTGCTATAATCTATTTACTCCCAGAATATAGCCTCGGATTGAGGGGTACATTTTGTCTGTCCTGGTGGCCAACAATCTAGCGAAATACTTTGGTGGTCAGGATGTTTTCTCTGGACTCAGTTTCCAGATCAGCCGTGGCGACAGAATCGCCTTGGTTGGCACGAATGGTGTTGGTAAGACGACGCTTCTGCGGATTCTAGCCGGCCTGGAGATGCCCACAGCGGGTACGGTAAGCGTTGCGAGGGGTGTGCGCATAGGTTATTTGTCCCAGCATCCTGAGACCTCCGATACGCGCACGCTCTGGGACGATATGCTCACCGTTTTCGAAGACCTGCGGGCCCAACAGGCGGAATTGCATCGCTTAGAGCAAGACATGGCTGACCCGCAACGCCGTGAGACCGCCATGAAGCGTTATGCGAGCCTCCTCACGCAGTTTGAATTAGCGGGCGGATATACGTATGAGGAGCGTATCCAACGCGTGCTCATGGGCTTGGGTTTTGGTAGAAACGATTGGAACAAACCACTCTCCAATCTCAGTGGCGGGCAACTTACACGAGCTCAACTTGGCAGACTGCTCCTCGCTAACCCAGACCTTCTGCTCCTTGACGAGCCCACCAATCACCTCGATTTAGCGGCCACTGAGTGGCTGGAGAACTATTTAGCCCAATGGCCTGCGAGTCTGCTCGTCGTGGCCCACGATCGTTACTTTTTGGATAAAGTTGCTAACCGCGTGTGGGAGTTGGGCTTTGGGCAACTGGATCAGTATACGGGCAACTACACCGCGTATGTACGCCAGCGGGCGGAGCGCATCGCACGCAGAGAATCGGAGTATGAAGCGCAGCAAAAGCACATCGCCCGCACTGAAGAGTTTATCCGTCGTTATCAGGCTGGCCAGCGCTCAAGAGAGGCAAGAGGGCGGCAGAAACGCCTCGAGCAGATGCAGCGCGTGGAACGGCCCCAACGTGCTAAGACCATGGCTCTGCGGTTGGAAACCAGACGACGTGCAGGCGATAATGTGCTCCGCCTATCTGGATTGGTTGTAGGCTACGACAAGCCGCTTTTCTCCTGTCCCGACTTGTTGCTCTCGCGCGGGGAGCGTGTCGCGCTACTAGGTCCAAATGGCTGTGGCAAGACAACGTTCCTGAAAACGATCTTGGGTGAGGTACCTCCATTGAAGGGCAAGGTGACCCTGGGCGCAAACGTCCTTGTCGGCTATTTTGCTCAGGGACATGAGGATCTACACCCAGAGCGGACTATCCTCAGCGAACTTCTCGAGGTGAAAAATCTGTCCATCGGTGAGGCGCGTCATCTGTTGGGCCATTTTCTTTTCTCCGGAGACGAGGTGTTCAAGCCTATTTTTGCTCTCAGTGGAGGGGAGCGCGGTCGTGTGGCTCTGGCCAAACTAGCGGTACTGGGTGCGAATTTCCTTTTGCTGGACGAACCTACCAATCATTTGGACATTCCTTCTCAGGAGGTATTGGAAGAGGTATTAAAGGGCTTCAGTGGCACTATCCTTTTTGTCTCGCATGATCGTTACTTTATCAACGGGATTGCCACGCAGGTATGGCTTATTGAGGATAACCGTTTGACTGCTTATGAAGGGGATTATTCCGCTTTTTTAGAGCGCCGGACGGCATCTGTCGAGACTCAAACTGGCGCTACTGAGCGCTGTACGCCGCGCACTCGCGTATCCTCTGCAAAAGGTATTGAGAGAAAAGAGATCGTCACCAGACGGAAGCGCATCACAGAGTTAGAGTCCGAGATCCTTGCTCTGGAAGAGAGGTTGAATGCGTTATCGGAGATGTTGTCGGCAGCCAGCGCAGCCCGGGACGTGGATAGCCTGCGAGAGTTAGGCATGACGTATCAGGCGGTCGAAGCAGAGTTGGCGCGACGATTAGAAGAGTGGAGCATTGAGGAGACAGGCAGCGACTAAGTGCAAAGGTCCTTATATTATCGGGCTTACCGGTAATATTGCTACAGGAAAAAGCCTGGTTGCGGGAATACTGAACGAACTCGGTGCGGAAATCATTGATGCTGACAAACTGGCTCACGAGGTCGTGCAGCCTGGCACGGAGGTTTATAGACAGGTCGTTTCCATTTTTGGCAAATGTGTCATCCGGTCTGATGGCGAAATTGACAGGGTGAAACTGGGGCAGATCGTCTTTGCGGACCCGGAGGCCATGCGTCGGCTGGAAAAGGTCATCCACCCCGCAGTCATCGCTCGGGTGCAGGAGATCTTGGCTACTACAAAGGCAACGGTAGTGGTCATTGAAGCCATCAAGTTACTCGAAACCGGGATGGACAGCATCTGCGACGCCATCTGGGTCGTCACTAGCCCGCGGGAAGTGCAAGTGCAGCGCTTAATGGAAGAGCGAGGTCTGACACAGCAGGAAGCCAAGTTGCGCATTGATGCACAACCATCCCAGGAAGAGAAGATCCTCCGTGCCGATGTAGTCATTGACAATGGAGGCACTATCGCTGCGACCCGTGACCAGGTATCGCGGTTGTGGGCTCAAATTCCGGTTTTCGAGCGCACGAGGGAGCGAAGGAGGTAATATGGCACGTTGGCGTGAGTTCTGGGAAAAGTATCCCATCCTCTCGATGTGGGCTATTCTCGCTGTGGGTATGGTGCTCATCTTCCTATGGGCATCGCGGGATGTGGAGTTGACCGCTACGCAGCGCCTATTCCTCGCTTTGAGTTGCGTAGGCTTGGCTGGAATTTGCTCATGGATTATTTCGTGGGAGTAGGGAATGGGTGATATCCGGGGCATCATCTTTGATCTAGGCGGCACTCTGATGTACCTCGATAGCACCTGGGATGTCATCACGTCCTCCAATGCCGCCAGCCTGGAAGCCTATCTGAGGTCGCTGGGTTACTCTATCAACGAGCGGTTTATTGAGGCATTCCTGCGCCGTAAGCGCGACTACTTTGATCGGGCGCGTGCCGAAGGCGTCGAGTATCTCACTTCCCGCGCCCTGGACGAGACCTTGGCCGAATTCGATATCACCTTGGATGAGTTCACGAAAAGACGGGCGGTTGAGGCCTGGTTTGAGCCCGAAAAAGCAGCCTGGAAACCTTTCCCCGAGTCTCTTCCCACTCTGCGCGCACTCCACTCTATGGGCTACCGCCTAGGGCTCATCTCCAATGCCACAGATGACGTGTTCATCGAGGAATTGGTGGACCGCTTTGGATTTCGCCCATACTTGGCCCCTGTCCTGAACTCGGCGGCGGTGGGCATCCGCAAGCCGCGACGCGAGATTTTCGAAATGGTCCTCAAGCCTTGGGGGATGTCCTCTCACCAGGTTGTCATGGTGGGCGATGATCTGGAAATGGACGTCCAGGGAGCGAAGAATGTTGGGATGCGCAGCATTCTCGTCACGTGGTGTGAGGCTCCGCGTAACGAGCAGTTCCGCTCAGTTATTGTACCAGATATCGCAATCGGCTCGTTGGCAGAATTGCCGGAATTGATTGTCCAACTCTGATCGCTTGCTAACCCAATGACTTGCGCTACGGTTGATGTTGGTCTGGACTGGCTGTCATAAGGAGTTCCGCTAAATGACTCCAAACGAATCACTGAAAATCCTGTTCCTCTCCGCCGAAGTCGTCCCCTTTGTTAAGACAGGTGGTCTTGCAGACGTCGCGGGATCGCTTCCAAAGGCTATTAAGGCATTGGGCCATGACATCCGCCTTTGTATGCCCCGCTATGGGCGTATAAATAGACAGAAGTTCGGGCTGCGGGAGGTTCTCAAAACGTTCCCCGTGCCCATGGATGACCGGACCGAGCCGGCTGCTGTCTGGCAAACCAGTCTGGATGGCGGTGTGCCCGTGTATATGATTGAAAATGCCAAGTATTACGATCGTGATGGCATCTATATGTATCCTGACGACGCCGAAAGGTTCATCTTTTGGTGCCGTGCCAGCCTGGAGATGCTCAAACAACTACCCTGGCAACCGGATATCATTCACTGCAACGATTGGCACACGGCTATCATTCCGAACTGGATGAGGACCATTTATAAAACTGACCCGTTCTTTGCCAATACGGCTACGGTATATACCATCCACAATCTAGCCTATCAAGGTATCTTTGGGTATCGCGTCCTGGAAATCGCTGGGATTGCAGAATACGGCTTTATGTATCACCCTGAAATGATGGATCTGGCAGAAGTGGTGGATCTAATGGCGCGGGGCATTTTCTTCTCGGATGTGATTAGTACAGTGAGTGAGACCTATGCTCAGGAAATACTAACACCTGAATATGGCGAACGACTGGATCCTCTTCTGCGAGATCGCCGGGATCACCTATATGGCATCTTGAATGGCATAGACTACGAGGTCATGGATCCAGCCACAGATCCATACATCGCTGTCAATTTCGATGTGAAGACTTTAGAGAAACGTGCTCAGAACAAAGCCGCGCTTCAGAAAGAGGCCAACTTAACAGCGAACCCGGATGTGCCGCTCATCGGCATTATTTCACGGCTCACGGACCAAAAGGGTTTCGATATTCTGAGCGATGTCATTGACCATATTCTGGATATGGATGTGCAGTTTGTCCTTTTAGGTACGGGTGACCAGCACTATCACGAAGTGTTTACCAAAGTAGCCCGCTCCTATGCTGGCAAAGCGGCTGTCTTTCTTACCTTTAACGCTGAATTGGCACAGAAAATCTATGCCGGGACGGATATGTTTCTTATGCCCTCGCGCCTGGAACCCTGCGGTCTGGGGCAGATGGTCGCCATGCACTATGGTAGCGTGCCCATCGTGCACAAGACCGGCGGCTTGGCTGACACAGTGCAAGATTTCGAGCCTCGCACAGGCCAAGGGAATGGCTTTGTCTTCGAGCGCTACGATCGTTGGGCGCTTTTTGCCGCTATCGTTCGAGCAGTCGAGAATTACAAATACCCGGAGTCGTGGCGCAGACTCCAAATCCGGGGCATGACTGCCGATTTCTCCTGGAACGCTTCTGCGAAGAAGTATGTGGAACTATATCACCGGGCCTTGGCTGCTCACATGCGAGAGAGCAAGCCTGGGCTGGAAGAATATAACGTTATTAAACACTGAGTGAACACATATAAGCCTTTATGGAGATTGAGAAGTGAGTGGAGGACGCAGAAAGTCCGACCGGGAGATAGCAATAGAGCGGAAGTGGCGTGATATTCTGCTTGAGAGGCCAGATGCCAAAGATTTTCAGCGTGCCTACGATGAACTGCATGCCTTGTTTCTGGAGGAGCAGGGCGGTGTGGGGGAGATTTATGGTGAGGTCAACCCTCGCAAGCAGGACGCTGGTCGCCAGGCTGTGCTACGCCTGGTCGGCCAGGGCCATCGAGTTTTAGAGTTAGGCTGTGGGGATGGTATGACGTCCTACCTGTTGGCCAAGGCAGGCAATTCGGTAGTCTCGATTGACATTTCTCAGATTGCATTAGAGCATGCCCGTGCTCGGGTCACCCCAAACTCGACCCTCGACCTTCGCTACGAATATGGCGATGCCCGGAAATTGGATTTCTCCGACGCCAGTTTCGACTTTGTGATCAGCGAACATCTTATAGAGCACCTTCCACCACAAGATATAGTTCAGCACTTTCGGGAAGTGTGGCGTGTACTAATGCCGGGAGGGTGTTACCTGGCCCTAACACCTTCACGTCTGGCTGGCGGGCGGCAGTCGGTAGGGTTTCATCTGCGGGTGTACGTGTTAGAAGAGTTGTGCCATCTCTTAGAGGGTGTAGGCTTTGAAGTGACATGGGTAGAGCCGAAGTTTTTGCCCAAGTACGGGTTCATGTTTCAGGTGCGCCGACCATTTCTGGTGGGGGTTTTCTTATATGATCGGGTGATGGAAGCGCTGCGTTTGTGGACCTGGCCCAGTGCGATCAAGTGGCGGATGATGCCGACACTGATGGTAAGCGCACGGAAAGTTGAGGAAAGCAACTCATTGCATTGAGAAGCCAGTGAGTGAGAAGCCCCCTCGAGACGAAACGTGTGGCAGGGAAAATTGTGCAGGAAGGAGAAGACGAAAGATGAACAAGTTCGGCATTCACTTACCCAACGGTGGCCAGTATCCCGCCTTCAATCAGATGCTTTCCATGGGTGGCGACAACTACACGCTCTTGGATGACCCCGGTTGGGTGGACGCCATCAAGCGCATCAAAGAAACCCGACCCAACGCTGTGATATTGGTGCGCTATTATCATCCTGCCTGGTGGACAGTGCCAGCGGACGAATGGGCGACAATGTGCGCGGCGAAATATGACCAGCACAGAGTTTTCACTCGGCACTGCACTTGGGCTAACGAGCAGAATATCGAGCGGGAAGCAGGCATAAACGAAAACGACAGCGCCTCCTTCCGTGCCTGGTATCAGCGCATCAACGAGTGGAATCTGGCCTTTATTCGGAACTTTCGCCAACTTCGGCCTGACGCCATTCTCCATTACCCGGCTTTCGCCTGCGGAAACCAAGACGATTACGACGACAAACGCTGGGGATGGATAGGATTGGAGATATGCCGTCCTTCGATTGAGGCCAGCGATGTACTGGACTACCATCCCTACTGGCGGGGCGGGGGTTTTGGTTTGTGGGATGACAATGAGATGTGGTATGCCTTTCGCTTTACCCTTGGCCATGCCCTGTTCCCCGACAAGCCGATCTATATTTCAGAAACAGGCAATTTCTCGCCCCGAGACTATAACTTCGCGGAACAAATGACCCATTTCTTCAACAGGCTCTATGAATATCCCTACGTCATTGGGGCAACGCCTTTTATCTGGGCCGACCCTACTGGCCAGCACAAAGTCAACGATTGGCAACAAAACCCCAATTTGGGGGAGGTGGTACGCAAAATCAAAGATGCTCCCAAGCCCGATGTGCCTTTCCCCCAACCACCATTTAAAGAGGGCGAAGTATTAGTGATGGACAGGCCCTCCATGCACTATCAGGATCGCCGAGGGTACCCACTGTTAAAAGTGGTATTACATGACACGTACTCCCCGGTGAACACCACGCCTGAGGACACGCTGAACTATTTGGTGAAAAACAGTGAGGAAGTCTCAACCCACGAGTATATCATGCCTCCCAAAGCGGGCGTGGTGAGGGTAGTGCGTATGGTGGACCCCAGCCTGGCTTCTAATGCAGTGGGCTGGTCCGTGATACCGGGTTACAATAGCCAACCTTCTCCTGGAGCCAAGCCCACGCCTAATGCCAATTGGTGTACTTTCAATATCGAAATGTTCAAATCTCAGGCAGATAGCGGTCCGTTCCCCGAAGCACAATACAAGGCCATGCTTGATCGCATCGTGAAAATATGTCGAGATTACAAATTGGGTGCCAAAGATGTGCTCCTACATCGCGAGATTGATACACGGGGCAAAATAGATCCGCGAGGGATACTTGCGGAGAAGGTGCGAGCGGATGTTGCTGCGCTTCTGGGCGAGCCAGTGGGTGGCTACACCAGCCATTACGTGCTCATGGCCCAGAACATCCCCGTTTCTTGGCGGCGGGCGCTGGAAAAATATTTCGATACTTTCAAATGCACGAACGGCCAGAGTCATGATGATGCAATGGCCTATCGGGGTAAGACCCATTACATCACATTTGTTGGTGCGCCCGATTGTGAGTACGGCGTCCCGCAGGAGGTGGAGGATTATATCAAAGAGCGGGCTCCCGATGTCCAGACCAACCGTATGATGGCCCGCACGGCGGAGGAATTGGCGGCTATCGCCAACGACCGGGCAGAACGTGGCAACCCTTACGCCTGAACTTATCGCTCAATGATGATGGTGACTGGCCCGTCGTTGTGGATTTCCACAAGCATGTGAGCCTGGAAGATCCCTGTTGCTACCTGGATGCCAGCGGCTTGCAGGAACTTCACAAACTCTTTGATCAAAGGATCGGCGACCTCTGGTGGAGCGGCCTGGCTGAAACTGGGGCGGCGACCCTTACGCGCGTCTCCATAAAGGGTGAATTGTGAGACCACGAGTGCCGCGCCGCCGATGTCTTGAAGTGAGCGATCGAAGTGACTTTTGCCCTGAGGGTCCGGGAAGATGCGCAGGTTGGCGATCTTATTGGCCATCCATAGGGCTGTGGCCGTATCATCCCCTGCTGCAATGCCGAGCAAGACGACGACGCCTCGACCGATAGCCCCAACAACGCGCCCATCCACTGTAACCTGGGCCTGGGTTACTCGCTGGACGACTGCCCGCATGCGCACCTCTTTGTCAGTTTGCTAATCGCGTTCAAAACATTATAATGGTATCGCGGTGGTGAAGTGCGAACCCGAGGTTGGGAGACGGCGGTGTTCAAACTACTGTTAACCTGGGATGTGAAACCCGGACAGGAACAAGAATACATTAAATTCCTGACGCAAGAACTAG contains these protein-coding regions:
- a CDS encoding phosphate ABC transporter ATP-binding protein, with protein sequence MTPKPKIHIENLSYSYGNGLVLKNINLDIYPRQITVLFGPAQAGKSTLLRLLNRLNDLEYGTQMSGQILLDDEDIYAPGFDVVGLRRRVGMVFALPIPLPGSIRANIIYGPKLSGVHDRVELELRLRSALEAAALWDEVKDRLDAPAAELSGGQQQRLCLARVLAVRPEVILLDNPTSGLDPISTAKVEESLRQLKRDYTIILVPHSVQQGARMADRAAFLLSGELVECGDSEGIFIRPRDRRTEDYVTGRFG
- the pstA gene encoding phosphate ABC transporter permease PstA gives rise to the protein MVSRYTTQKIAFALLTLTAIIVVVPIVLVIGVIFYHGATAINWEFLTSMPRAGMREGGILPAIVGTVILTFGTAIAAIPLGIATAIYLAEYARDNWLTRLIRLSIINLAGIPSIVYGLFGLGLFVLFMNLGTSIIAGSLTLGLMTVPVVVSTAEEAILSVPQAFRVVSISLGGTRWQTIRYQVLPHALPGIITGVILGLERAAGETAPILFTVAAFYLPRLPHSLFDQTMALPYHLYVIATQVPGMPLQIQYGTALVLLALVLSLNLVATLVRSYFRRRRQW
- the pstC gene encoding phosphate ABC transporter permease subunit PstC, coding for MTVHLEPDSNIPNQRLAKQLPVHWREFAIESLIRVAGVSTIGFVALILAFLLLEGAPAFWQTSWRVLLGQRWYPIFGIYGILPLVLGSLLVTAGAVVIAVPLGLATAIFVAEIAPRWLREILKPLIEVIAGVPSVVLGFLGMVAVAPLIRQELGIPTGLTALTGSLMLAYMALPTIITIAEDALDAVPTTYRDGAYALGATQWQTIWRVIVPAARSGILVAIMLGIGRVVGETMAVMMVTGNAARMPMELDAILRPVRTMTATIAAEMGEVARGSTHYHVLFVIGLVLFVLTFIVNAIASLLTIGARERRGGRLMR
- a CDS encoding phosphate ABC transporter substrate-binding protein — its product is MVLVPQSQRRPSQRMKSTPIRGIWACMIFCLALSACRVPEGTSPTPGAAQTIQNKGSDTMVNLALAWAEAYTAKHPEIRIAVTGGGSGTGIAALINRTADIANASREMKPEEKAEARANGIEPVEHTVAGDAIAVVVHPSNPVDRLTIDQISDIFTGAITNWSQVGGENRPIVLLSRESNSGTHVYFLETVIRKGQPDNNALFSPDTLLMPSSEGISNEIRQNPNAIGYDGLGYVTPDQKVIAVGVSAAGPFVLPNATTVKDGSYPIARFLYMYTAGEPTGAIRDYLDWIRGPEGQAIVAELGFVPLAEEKE
- a CDS encoding phosphate ABC transporter ATP-binding protein, producing the protein MIEKIQVCHLNFYYGSFQALRDISMPILERQITALIGPSGCGKSTFLRCLNRMNDTIPGTRVEGEVLLDGKNVYAPDVDVVQLRQRLGMVFQRPNPFPQSVFDNVAFGPRVLGLDRQESLEDIVERSLRGASLWDEVKDNLRRSALSLTGGQQQRLCIARVLAVKPEVILMDEPCSALDPVATLRIEELMRELARDYTIVIVTHNMQQAARVSDWTGFFWLGELVEYGPTKRIFTNPERQMTSDYITGRHG